In Lagopus muta isolate bLagMut1 chromosome 14, bLagMut1 primary, whole genome shotgun sequence, the DNA window CAGGACTCATTGTTATCAACTCAGGTGGTTCCACACCACCACAGCTTGAGCTCCAGCATCCTGCACAAAGAAAGGCCTCAAGTAGAGTCATTACCTAATTGTGATGACGTAATTATAAAGCTCCAGTTATTAGGAAATAATGAACAACcttgttttgccttttaaaaaggTTTGCCACGTTTCAACCTCTtgataaaagaaagcaaaggggaGACAGCCACTATGTCAGTTCCTTTATATTCATCATCCATGAAAGCACAGCCCTTGGAGTGCCCTAAAGCACATTCAAAGACCTCAAGCAACCAAATTAAAGCAGAACTTATACTTCATTATAACACTCTATGATCTGCGCTCCATATTAACTTCCATCTTCTCCCTTGCCAGCTATTTGTGATCTTTCCAAAGGTCTCTTGCTCCCACCACAGTATAAATAAATGagcctgcactgtgctggcagGCACGGGGTTGCTGCATTACAGCAGTGCAAGATGGTGTGTTACACCCCAGCGTGTTCCCAACTCATCCCAACTCTCCTGAATcacactgcaggagctctgcattGCACTGTTCATCCCAGGAGGTGGCTGTGCTGTCCTGGAGGAATAAAACAGGATATGAAAATTAAGCACAGATTAATGAATGGAGGAGGCAAAGGTCATCAAGTGCTCGTGCTCAGAGGACTGGAGATCAGGAAGCAGGTTGTATTTGCCATTGAAGCAATTTCAAGGCATTTTCTGAGGAGCTGTTATTCAAGTTGTCTGCTTTTTGAAATATGGTCAATCCAGTGCAGTTAAGAAGAGCTTTCCTGAGTGAAGTACCCACAACTGAATGAGTTCTGATAGTCTATGCATTTGTGCTGGCTGAAGACACGTTGCAAAAGCGTTGTATTCTGCTACAAAGGGTGTTGCTGACCACCATccattgatttattttctctcgactccaaaaataacaaaaaaagagaagataagaAAAGTATCTTGCAATCACAACCAGCTCTTGGTTTGTGCTGCcttgtgctggagctgccaAGGGTAGCAAAGCTGCGCTGCTCACTTAGGCCTGCCAGAGATGTTCGTCCAGATCAGGCGCTCACACAGCAGTCCTGTTGCTCATCCTGAAGGTTCTGCAGTTCTCCCTGAGCCCAAATCTGgattttctggttttcagaTGCAAGTAGAACTGCTTGTATAGAGACAGAGATTCATTTTTAAGCCTTCTCTGTATGtcacaaagaagcaaagatgAACAGACATTGATGTTTAATAActactccttttttcttttctattacaAGCAATCTTTGCAGTCCTGATTTAAGACAACATAACGTTCTTGCTTGACACTTGCTTAAATCCCATTATGCCAGGTGCATTGAGTGCCATTCATTAAGAGCCCTTTTCCCTGACCATGCAGCACAGGACATTGCAGGAGGCTCACACAGGCTGATCCCCAACAGCTGCTGGGATCCCTGAGCCTCAGGTCAGATGCAAAGATCCATGGCATAAAGGAAACTCCACCACTTGAAGGAGATTCcaaggcactgcagcagtgctgatgctTGGCTCTGgctttcagctgtgctgtgagaatCCTTGGTCCTCCAATCCAGGTGGTGCAGATAAACACAACCCTCTCACATTCTGCAACGCAGGCCAGAGGAAACAGCTTGTTGGTAACTGTTTCATGCAGCACTTCCCCCTGGGTAGCCTTACAAATCAAATGGTTTGGGGTAGTTTATAGCAGCATAACCACCAAGAACCTCATTCGTATGGGACTTAGAAGGCTTTCCTACAGAAGTGCTGTCATCTTCCTGAGCCTGAAGAAGGGTCAGTGGGAGTTGTGGTCCATTTCCTGACTGATCCCAGCAGTGTGGCTGGGATGGCTGGAAACAGACCCCagattttcctgcttctttgcaCTGAAGGGCAGCATTCCCACACTGCACCTCTGCCAGGTTTGCATCGCTCTGCTGGAATGACAGTGCAGTTGCTTCTGGCAGAACCCACCAAGTTTATGGGCACCACCTGAAAAATGGGATGTTTGGGGCAGGTCATGCCACCACCTGTGTGGAATAAACAATGTTTTATAACCACAAACTCTGAGACGTGAATAGCTGCATCTGAATGGCTGAGATCCTGGTGTTACAGCTGAACCTTGCTGCCTTTTATCTGCAAACAGCCTTCGCCCCCACCACTCCCCAGACTTTCGCTCGCTTGTTTATCCATTGAAGGTTACTGCATTTCTCCAGAGAACAAAGGAGGAGCTGTTTCCCCCTCACAGTGCATGCTCTTTGTTTACATGAAAATATCAACAGTGAAACTGAAAAACGGTGAGCGCTGTCATTCTGTTGTTCTGACTTCATTTCAGGGAAAGTCAGCTCTCCTGGAGGTAGAAATGCCAttggcagccagcacagccaaaGCTCGCcttcctgcaaagcagcagagccacatccaactgcagctgccccacacatccccccttccttcctcctttgctTCCCCCATAGCACTTCATCTTCCTGGTGGGAAGGAGCAGGACCTGAGATGCTGTCTCCTTCAGTTCTGAAGTGCCACAGACATTCCTTTGCTGCGATGCAGTGCTTTATCTCCCAGTTTGCTTCCAGGGTTTGTGTGGTGTGAATACTTGCAGCCACGAGGCCATTGCCCTCCTCACCTGAGGGGGTGGCAGACTCAGCCTCAAATGAATCGTGGGTTTCTGTACATTGCTTTTGTCCCAGCCAGTAAATCTGAAATATCAAGACATGTAACAGTTGGCTTGAAATCTCCTGAAAGCAGCCCACAGAGATCCCTAAATAGCCTcacacaaaatatttgctttatagGTTTTTGGTGGCataaaagaagcagcagaacttcTCGTGGTTTTTAAGGCTGGCAGTTCCAGATGATGGGTAAGCAATGCCCACAGTGCTCTGGGCTCATTTATTATCTATATTAATTACATTCATTCAAACAGCTTAACTTCTGCTGTAAGTTAAGGAAATGCCTTATTAAAAAAAGCCTATccttcagaactgttttctcCCCCCCTTCTTGCTCATTGTCAGGTATGAACTCTACTCCCAGTGCACAGCTGAAGGTTTGCAATGCCAGCATCAGGGACTGCTGAGATTCTTTTATGCCTGCAAGAGATTCCAGTAAGAAAGAACGATTAACGTTGAAATCAAGCCATAGCAATTCATTTTGGGATGCTCATTATTAGCTCTCTGCAGTAGGCAAGGCAGATCTGCAGGGATGCCATAAGCTGGAAAGCGTTGCTAATACAGTGAAACCCCCCACACGAGCAGCTCTCTCAGCAGAGGGCTACTGCACAGCCGCATCTAAAGGCAGTAATGAGAGGTGTGCGATGCCCACAGAAGCACTGAattgctctgagcagcacaagGACCGCGTGCCATTGTGTGACAGAACACTGAAGCAGCACAACGATTTTGAGGAGCTGGCACTGAGCCAGCTTGTGAGCAAGAGATAAAATAGCTTTTTGGAGATGTGCACGCAAGGATGGAGCCGGGAGGGGAAAGGCTGCCAAGGGAAGGACTGAGCAATCCCTTCCACCACCACAAATGGGTGCGGAGaggcaggaaggagggaggTGCGCTGCGTGGAGGCTGCTGCACCTTGAGCCGCCTTCAAAATGGAGATTTGGGCACAGGCTGAGATTCCATTTCAGTCGAACTCTAAGGCAGGGAGAACAAAagcctgttttctgtttttctcatccaTCCTGACGCAGAGAGCTACTTTCATCTGTCTTTGTGCCGCGCTGACTCTGCTTGCTTTGTGTTCTCTCTCTTGCTGTTTTCCTAGACAAACTGTTCAGTCACTCAGGAATTGATTCACTGATCTCAATCACAACACtcagcagaggagaaaacaagTTAGTGCCTGAGCGttgtccctgcagcagggcttcagccctcctcctcctcctggggAAAGGCGTTTCTCTGgggcttcttttcttctgtagaGCTGAGAACAATAATTACATTAAGAGAAGTTCTTAAGCAGAAGTAACTGATATGGCAGCACAGTCAGACAGTTCTCTGTATGAAAAGAGAACACCTCCCCTCTGTCAGATGCACACAAGTAGGCGCAGGCATGCTGTGAAGGTTTCATCAGTGATACAGTTGCGCGTGTTGTAGTAGGTATTAAGCAGCCAAAAGATAAACACACAGCAGAGATACACTCAGACACATAGTAGCACACGCTACAGAACGTATTTCAGAGCGCAGAGCCATCCACCCATCCTTTTGCTCCCATTCGTGCCGGGCGCTGTCACGGAGCCACAGACGGGCGCTGCTCCGGCAGAATCtttggggagcagagctgcaaccGCTGCTCAGAGCCGCACCAACAGCCAACGCCGAGCCCCAAACCACCGTTGTAGAGAGCTGAAAGAGGAACCAGCCGATGGAGCGTTGGGTGAGAAACCCGAGTGCACCTCCTCCTGCAACACAACGAACACAGCGGGACGCGCGGCTGCGCTTTGCTGCTGCGGGAAGGTGACGTCTGTCACAGCCCGGGGAGTGGAGATGGGGACAGACGAGGGGGACACACTGCTTCCCCGAGCAGCCGAGGCTCCTTTCTCCCCCAGCCCCTCCAGCTAAACACGCGGCTCCAGAAACTCTGCGGTTAAATACTCCAGCAAACAAAGTTGGCCCCGAGAGCCCGGCTGCCGCGTCCAACCCACACTTGGGGGCGGGAGGAGGAGAGCGGCGGAGGGAGCCGGGCCGTCCCTGCCCCTCACCTGCCCCTCACCCCGCACCTGCCCGGGAGCGCCGGCAGCGCAGCACCGCCCCGcggggaggagagaggagggaggcGCGGCCGAaccgccccgctccgctcccaTCGACGGAGGCGGCGGAGCGGGCGGCTCCATCACCTCGGCCCGCAGGTGCGCGCTGCCCGCCGGTCCCGGCAGCTTCGTCTCGGGGGGTTCGAGCGGCGGAGCgctgcgggcggcggcggccccaCCTGTGGCTGCGGGATGGCGGAGCTCGCCCTCGGCCGCGCCGCCGTGCTGGGCTTCCTGCGGGAGCGCGGCGGGTGGGCGAGCAACGCAGAGCTGCTGAGCGCCTTCCGGCCGCTGCTGGAGGCCGGCGGGGACGCGTCGGAGCGGGCGGAGCGGCGGGAGCGCTTCAAGGAGGCGGTGAACGCCGTGGCGGTGGTGAAGGAGCGGCAGGGCACCAAGTTCGTCGTGCTGCGGAGGCACCTgcggcccggcccgcccccgGAGCAGCGCGGGGATGGAGGTTCCGAGCCCCCGTCCGAGGAGCGGCTGTCCTCGCCGTCCCCTGAGGAGCTGCCGTCGCCTCGGGCCGTGTCCGAGCTCCGCGGGCTCTTCCAGGCTGGAGGCGGCGGGGTGCCGCTGCCCGCCGGCGGGGCAAACGCCCGCAGGGAGCCGCCCCCCAAGCCCTGCATGCTGCCGGTGCGCTGCGTGCCGGCCCCGGCTGCTCCCAACTCCGCTGCAGCTTCGGGGCTGTCCGAAATGCCGGAGACAGCCGCATCGCCCTTACCCGATGAGGAGGACGGCGGGTGCCACTCGCCCAGCCTGCGCCGGGTCCCCAAGAATCACCGGGCCAGTGAGGAGCTGACAGAAGTGCCGCTGGAGGAGGCTGAGCACCGCTGGCTGCTGATGGCGGCTGAGGGGCAGTGGTCCCAGCAGCTCCACGGGCTGCTGTTGGGTGATGCCAGCCTGGCGGCCCGCAGGGACTTCATCTCAGGCTTCACCGCCCTGCACTGGGCCGCCAAGAACGGCAACTGCGACATGGTGAGGAACATCATCGACGtagcagggaaggaaggggcCCACGTCAACGTGGACGCCAGGTCTCACGGTGGCTACACGGCGCTGCACCTCGCTGCCATGCACGGCCGGGACGCCGTCATCTCCGTGCTGGTCCGCAGCTACCATGCCAAGATCGACCTGAGGGACTACAGCGGGAAGAAGCCACACCAGTACTTGAAGGATGGGACCTCTGTGGCAGTCAGGCGCCTACTGGGGGACCCTACACTCCAACACCCCACAGGACCCGCGGTGCCCATCAAGAAGAGCACCAAGATCGCTGCGTCCATCCTGAGCTCCACCAGCACTTTCCTGGGGGTCATATCCGATGACATGGCTTTCTACGATCTCACCAAAGGTTTGAGGAAGCCTTCGTCCTTGAACAAGCTGCTGACTGCCACCACAGGCCCCAGGAGGAAGCCGAAAACCAGAGGGGGATTTCCTTCATACTGCTCGCTCTCcgaggtggtggaggaggaggagcatgAGGAGGCTGTCATGAAGCGCAGGCCGGTTTCTGAGCTGTTCTTTGGCCATTAGGCTCTGCCTTCCTGGGGTCACAATCGTTCAGTAGCGTGACTGGGGAGCTTGGTTTTCTCTCACAGAAGTCAATGGGATTTCTTCTCCCCGTGTCTTTCTTTTTGGAAGTTTAACTGAATGGCAGATGGGGTCTGGCTCCACAGGTCACTGGATGAAGCCCAGCTCTCAGAAGCTTGAGGAGAGGGAGCTGCCctgtgagcactgcagtgccatAGGCACCAGCACACCAATGACGACCACAAACATCACACTTCATGGCTGAAAAGCTGGAACAACGTCTGTGTGTAGACAGGCTATCAATGTCTTAAGGTACAGCTTCTTGTTCTGCATTCCTCAGCTGAAGAGCTGCGTGTTTTACACTGTGAACAGCACGCTGGTAGCTGGCTGCTTTAACGTGGCTTGTTCTACAGCAGGCTGAAATTATTACGAGAAAGACGCATGGTTTTCTATGATGATTCTGATTGTTTTGGTAACAGAAGAGGaaactttctattttaaaattgtgcATTTagttttttcaaaacaaagtttcTCACTCTCAGAAATACTAACATGTCTTTATTGTCGCCTAAAGCATTTTCCTTGGCAgggttaaaaaggaaaaaaccccAACCCTTGTTGCTCTGTCTCCATGATCTGTCTACCTCAGTCCGAAGCTCggtttgcatttctctttgtgttcCCTTCCCGCAGGACTTTGCCCAGGTGGTGCCGACTGTGCCTCGATACTGTCAGCATTTGGCTGCAGTTCAGTGGCTTCATCTGAATGAACACATTTTTGATATCAGATGATATAATAAAATGAAGTGAGAAAGTAGGAATCGGATCCTGCAGGGTatctgagcagcactgaggctgctgaggcagaattttttatttaacactTGAACTTTGGTTTTGAGCTATTTGgaaacaatatttatttaaaaaacgGGCTTTGTTCTGTTGGGTGTTTCATGGTCAAATGTGTGCATGGcctctgaaagcagtgtgtaTCTCAACTGCATGAGTTGCTGATCTGAAACTCGCTTTACTTTTTCTCCTGTATTATAGACgtaattgtttttcttaagtAGAGCGGTGTGCTTGACTTGCAGCTGGAGAGCTGTTTGGAGCTACGTCTGCAATGAGATTATCGGTTTTTAAATTACTCACTTAAAGCTGCCTTGAAATGAagaggcagagctgagagcagcagctgcctgcagtgcttctgtgctCACAACGCAGCCGCcgagctgtgtgagcagaggtGACAGAGGTGACAGAGCTCTGCGcgtgctctgctctcagccccagTCAGGTGTTTTGGTTTCCTTGCAACACTGGTTTGCATGCCTTGCCTTTCTTTCCGAGCCAGTGACTCCAGGAATGTGTCTTTCAGCCTTGCTTTAAGCCTAGTGCCGTAGGACCACATTGAAGGTGACTCCATCTCCTCTGTGCCCCTGCCCCGATgtggtgctgcctgcaggaggggctgagctgctgctctcacagaCAGGGATTCATTTGTTGTCACTCTGTTTCTGTGTCAAACTCATTAACTGAATGTTAATGATCAAGCACCTTGTGACTTATACATCCGGAGATGggttaaaaacaataataatgatCCTATTTGCTCCATAGGTGTTGGAGTGACTGCTGACCAGTGTGGTCGTTTGAAGCCTTGGTTTTGTGCTTCAGCTCAAATTGGCTCTTGGGCCTGCAGGAAAATGTCTGTTTCAATGTTTTTGTGACATTAAACGCTTTCTTTGCTGTAGCTCTTGAAACCACAGAGGCatttgtgtgcatttgtgttactgctggcagctggggctgcctggggaCAGCATCCTGTGGCAGCTGGGAAACGGCTCCAGTTTGAGTCAGTCTTATTTGGAAGTTTGTCTGCTAGTTGTGCCTGCGCCCCTGGCTGTGCCTCTTCATATCACACCACTGAACCTTTAGCGCTTCTTTGGTGTAAATCCAacctgcagcagaagcaaggCACAAAGATGGAGcgttttcagttttaaaagccAACAACCAGTACAGCTCGGTTGCAGCTACACCATGAGGAAAGCAGGGGGCTGCTTCAAAGCGAAACCAAGAAGTCACAGCTGAGATAACTGACTTCGCTGCAGCACATGCCAGCCAGGAAGCTCTGCAgtattctttgctgtgaggtgctgcagttagctggtgctggtgctgtgccCAAACCCGTGGCCCTGCAGTGCACCCAGCAGAGGTTGCGACACACGGAGCTcacagggctgggtgctgccagcACCTCTGTGCCGTGACGCAGCTCACTCCTCGCTGAGAGATGGGGGAGGAGGTGGTGTttgggcaggctgtgctgggcgGTGCTGTAGGACTTCAGGTGCAAACAAATCCTCAGAAGTACAGAGAACGCACTGCTGCAATTTGACAAATATAGATATGTTCAGCTTGCAGCAAAACCagttcttcagcttctctgggtCCTGGTTTTGTATGTTGCTGTTTACGCGGGAGGGGATGTGGTACAGAATTCTCACCAACTCATGGGAGTAGTTTTGTGGCAGAGACTAAGGCTAATGCTGCCCCATGAATCCATCAGCTGACTCAATTCACCTTGCGTTCTGCTGTTTCAATCCCAAATCCAGCTGAAGGACTTTGGCACAAGTGAATGGGAGCTGAGAAGCTTAACCACCAGCTGCAGGCCGGTCTggtgagctgcctgctgtgccatCGCAACAAAGGGTCTGGCCCTGTCCTGCCAAGGAGAATTTACAAGATTTCAGCTTCTTCACAAGGCTGAGGTCCAGCAAAAGAGCAGCTCAGTCACTGCAGGCCTAAAGGGAGCAGAGCACCCAGGGAACAGCCCCCTCTGAGCTCCCATTGCACTGTCCTTCTTCCACCATGCCCTACATTCCTTGGATGCATTCCTGACTTACACATTAGTCTGAGCAAAATGGCAAAGTGGTCATTTTTGTTCTGATGATTGGTACTAAAGGGGGACCCTACAAATTTGTGAGGAGGTCACTGACACAGACTTGGCTCCATGTAGCATGGGCACAAACAACATGTTGTTTGTCCTCATTCTCCCTCCCAGAGCAAATATAAAAGCTCTGCAGCATAATGAGGaacattcattttccattcCAGTTCCAAGATTTATTTCACTAATTTATAAGGCAAATCATTAAGCACCTCTTACCCTCATGCTGAGCTCAGCTTGTCACTGACTGCAGTGTCTTTATATTTGTGTACCGCCAGGAAAACAGCACATCACAGCCAGGGCCTGTTTTTCATCGCCAGTGGGAAGAGCTGCAGCCAAAGCAATGCTTCCCCTTTCCTACCTCCCTTCTCGCCTTCTCTgtctgaggaacagctgaggaaaCCCTTCAGCAGCTGGCAGGGTACATCACAACTGCTGCAGTCACAGCATTGAGCAGCAGTGATGGGTGTGCAGCCCAGGATCCAgccactgctgagcactgcttgctgcaagtggcagcagccactgctgctccttGGGCAGTCGGTTACCAGAAGGGTTACAGCAGGAGGTGCTGTAACAGGAAGAATTACTTTCCTcctgcccttccttcccccaTCCCCCTCACCTCGAAACTCCCCAGCTGAGGTAGGAGACCTCACTGAGGAGCCATGgagctttcattttcactgagCACAACACAGCACCCAAACACACAACGCTTGGCAAAAGCTGTGAGTGCTGTGCACACCAGGACTTTGCTGCCCTGCATGCCAGCAGACACCATGGCTGGCAAGCATCTGTCCCATAAACACCATATTGAAAGAGCAAAGCACATGGAAGACAAACCATGGCACAGAAATTCCTGGCCATTCAGGTGAGGTGGCCgcatgctgtgtgtgtgcatggcaCCGTGCTCCCTCcaaacagctgcactgctggcagtATCTCCTGTGGGACACAGACGGGCTCAGCAAGGCCACACCAATAacaccatcccagcagcaccctgcagcacgTGCAGACTTGTGACCatgttttctcttgtgttttccTCCACCCGTTTCCTGCGGCCACAGCTAAGCAAAGCAGGGCAGCTGAGTGCAGGGCTTTccaagcagctctgcccatccAAGGAACCGCTCAGCCCCACTGCGTCACTGTCAGCTCATGCTGACACTGGGCACTCTTACCTcgtggagctgcaggagctgccgTGGGGCTGGGGATGCCATAAGGGATCACTCCACATGGGGATTCTTCTCCAGGTGCTGTGGGACATTCTTGCATAAAGACCTTTACAGACACCTGGCTGCTCACCACATCTTCACAAGTGTCTTTTAATCTCCAGAAGAAGACTACCAGCTCAGcccatgttttttttcccctgtaggTGTCTGAGATGACTCAGCTCCACGGCTCAtgtggcattttaaaatttcataaaaCCTTTCATGCCTCTGGCTGTTTAACAGTGAAATTCATGAGCTGCTTCTTGAGTGCATTTTGTTAAACCCAGAGGTTACATGATTCCTACTGCCTGATTACTCTGTAATGCTCCCGTGGGCTCCCTCAGGGTGCAGGAGATGAGCTTTGCAATGCTGCTCTGaacttatttttaagattttattcAAATGGTTGCCATGAATTCCCAATGCAAAGAGAACATCCTTCTATTTATTaaacacagctcagcagcaccaagTGCATCTTTAGCAGAGCAGATTTGCATCAACCTCAGCACCCCTCCCTTCCTTAATTAGCTCTGCAGGCACAAGGCCCACAGCACAACGCCcctgggaagaaaacaaggttcaggctaagaaaaaaaatgtttaatgctTTCAATTTAGTGCCTGAgaagctgaagcagcagctcctgatcCAGCAGTGACTCCCACACATTGCAGTGGGCGTTAAATCAAATCCTAAGTGAGCCACTACTTCTAAAATCCCCACGGCTGCTGCCAAGGCACTGTCACACGGGCAGAATGCGTGTTCTTCCTCTGGCCACTTGTTCTCACCCACACCTGCAGTATTTGCTCATCGCTCTGGCTCTAGGCAATACAAGTTGTCTTTTTATCCTGAAATCAGGCCCACTCGCTTTTGCTGAGCAGAATATAAGCTACTGAAATTCCTTCCCCCACAGCTCTTGTGCACGGATGGCCAAATGACTTAGGACACAATTTGCAGGCCCTGTTAGCAGCCTGCACCCTCAAGAAGATCGAGGCTCTCACATTTTACATGTTTCACCCCTTTCCTTCCCCTAGGCAGTTACTCTGCATTCACCTGGACTTAGCTGTATCTGTAATTCATACAGATGCTCCCGCAGGTTTCAGGTCACTGTCCTCTCCTGGGGAGTGGTCAGATTACCTCCAGCACCGGGCTGTGGGCTGCAACATGAGGCTTTGCTGCCTCAGAGACCCCAGAcgcagggagctgctgggctccttCTGTCCCCCCAGGACACACATGCAGCCCTGGCTTTCTGCTCACCCAAAGGCTCAGCAGCCCCATGCTAACAGCTCTCCAGGGTTCTGTACAGCAGCTGGGGGGAGATCAGAGCATCAGCGCTTCCATGGCCTCACTCAGGTTGGCTCTGTGTCACTGCTGGAGTAATCTGTGGCCATCTTAACATCTGTGCTacaaggagggaaggaaagaaacaaagagaccTGAGCTCAGCTGCTGAGGCCAGTGACCCGATGCtgtgccccatcccagcagctaGGAGTAAACAACACTGGCCTCCTGAGAGGAGCTCATACCCAGCACATCAGTGCCACTCCATGCTGCCAAAAGGAGATGCAGTGGCCAATCAAAGCATCCCTTGCTCTTGCAGGTAACAGAGAAGGTTGTGAGCCACTACAGTCGGACCATTACCCAAAGTACACAGGGCTGCTCCCATGCACTGAGACGCCCTGTGAAGCTCTTAATCTGGGCTCAGGTTAAATCATTTGTATTGGTACATCAGACTgggattttaaaagcaaacaccTCTGTATGCAGGTGTGCCAGGAATGCTGCCCATGACATACCCCCAGGACCAGCAGCTGCCTCAGGCTCTGCCACCAGTAATGAAACAATTACTGATGATCAGCATCACAACTGAGACCCACCTGATATCCAGacaaacatctcctgcatgaTGCAAAAGACCAAAAAGGCAAGAGAAACTGGGCTGTGTGGACCCATCCTTTCCCTTCAAGGCAAGCGTTAACTTCAATTTATTTCCATCCAGTTCCTTTAGCTCAAATTGCAAAAGAACCACGTTTCTAATTGGTCTCCTAGGAGAGACTGCAGATTTTGCAGCAGCGTCAGC includes these proteins:
- the SOWAHA gene encoding ankyrin repeat domain-containing protein SOWAHA translates to MAELALGRAAVLGFLRERGGWASNAELLSAFRPLLEAGGDASERAERRERFKEAVNAVAVVKERQGTKFVVLRRHLRPGPPPEQRGDGGSEPPSEERLSSPSPEELPSPRAVSELRGLFQAGGGGVPLPAGGANARREPPPKPCMLPVRCVPAPAAPNSAAASGLSEMPETAASPLPDEEDGGCHSPSLRRVPKNHRASEELTEVPLEEAEHRWLLMAAEGQWSQQLHGLLLGDASLAARRDFISGFTALHWAAKNGNCDMVRNIIDVAGKEGAHVNVDARSHGGYTALHLAAMHGRDAVISVLVRSYHAKIDLRDYSGKKPHQYLKDGTSVAVRRLLGDPTLQHPTGPAVPIKKSTKIAASILSSTSTFLGVISDDMAFYDLTKGLRKPSSLNKLLTATTGPRRKPKTRGGFPSYCSLSEVVEEEEHEEAVMKRRPVSELFFGH